A single region of the Salarchaeum japonicum genome encodes:
- a CDS encoding DUF7269 family protein: MRLRTWLGGTVGLASLAAAYLYTHRPRLVESVAPLANVQDALGGVEPTPVLAGLGALLTLYAALRAWRPFQQSRTPAEGSAAARFAAYRERPPEFVYGDDRTRTAAAMDDTVADAVAGSPDALTTTRAAFRSTAVAVLELDDGVDDADAAVAQGSWTDDRVAAAFLADDASYPLLSRLRSWVDPAAARERRVERALAAIEERRERDE, translated from the coding sequence ATGCGGCTTCGAACCTGGCTCGGCGGAACCGTCGGGCTGGCGTCGCTCGCCGCCGCCTACCTCTACACGCACCGGCCGCGCCTCGTCGAGTCTGTCGCGCCGCTCGCGAACGTGCAGGACGCGCTCGGCGGTGTGGAACCGACGCCGGTGCTCGCGGGACTCGGCGCGCTCCTCACGCTGTACGCGGCGCTCCGCGCGTGGCGGCCGTTCCAGCAGTCGCGAACGCCCGCCGAGGGGTCGGCGGCGGCGCGGTTCGCCGCGTACCGGGAGCGCCCGCCCGAGTTCGTGTACGGCGACGACCGCACGCGAACCGCCGCCGCGATGGACGACACGGTCGCGGACGCCGTGGCCGGGTCGCCGGACGCGCTCACGACGACGCGGGCGGCGTTCCGCAGTACCGCCGTCGCCGTGCTCGAACTGGACGACGGCGTGGACGACGCGGACGCGGCGGTCGCGCAGGGGTCGTGGACGGACGACCGGGTCGCGGCGGCGTTCCTCGCGGACGACGCCTCCTACCCGCTGTTGAGCCGGCTCCGGTCGTGGGTCGACCCCGCGGCCGCCCGGGAGCGCCGGGTGGAGCGCGCGCTCGCCGCCATCGAGGAACGGAGGGAGCGCGATGAGTGA
- a CDS encoding acetamidase/formamidase family protein has protein sequence MAYSVDYELSDDDENIHNAWDNSLDPILTVEPGEVVRFECRDAVDGQVDMETTAAEFGEVSFDPVHPLTGPVYVEGAEPGDVLAVELLNLEHKGWGYTGFMPGDMGLGLLPEDFEESGYHAWELDGDTGHFVNDIEVPLHPFPGTIGNAPAADGEHDTLPPRDVGGNMDVKHMTAGSTVYLPVEVAGALFSTGDCHAAQGDGEVCVTGIEAPMFVTARFDVRTDMDISQPQFESDHPYTPTGADEPMYATTGIADDLMVATKKAIRHMIDHLEAERGLTRGEAYILCSAIVDLKISEVVDAPNWTVTAYVPESIFP, from the coding sequence ATGGCATACAGCGTGGATTACGAGCTGAGCGACGACGACGAGAACATCCACAACGCGTGGGACAACTCCCTCGACCCGATTCTCACCGTCGAACCCGGCGAGGTGGTGCGCTTCGAGTGCCGGGACGCCGTGGACGGCCAGGTGGACATGGAGACGACCGCCGCGGAGTTCGGCGAGGTGAGCTTCGACCCTGTCCACCCGCTCACCGGCCCCGTCTACGTCGAGGGCGCGGAACCCGGGGACGTACTGGCGGTCGAACTCCTTAACCTCGAACACAAGGGCTGGGGGTACACGGGCTTCATGCCGGGCGACATGGGCCTCGGCCTGCTCCCCGAGGACTTCGAGGAGTCCGGCTATCACGCCTGGGAGCTCGACGGCGACACCGGCCACTTCGTGAACGACATCGAAGTCCCGCTCCACCCGTTCCCGGGCACCATCGGGAACGCGCCCGCCGCAGACGGCGAACACGACACCCTCCCGCCGCGCGACGTGGGCGGGAACATGGACGTAAAACACATGACCGCCGGCTCCACCGTCTACCTCCCCGTCGAGGTCGCGGGCGCGCTGTTCTCCACCGGCGACTGTCACGCAGCGCAGGGCGACGGCGAAGTCTGCGTGACCGGCATCGAAGCCCCGATGTTCGTCACCGCGCGCTTCGACGTCCGCACGGACATGGACATCTCTCAGCCCCAGTTCGAGAGCGACCACCCGTACACGCCGACCGGCGCGGACGAACCGATGTACGCCACCACCGGCATCGCCGACGACCTCATGGTCGCCACGAAGAAGGCGATTCGACACATGATAGACCACCTCGAAGCCGAACGCGGCCTCACCCGCGGCGAGGCCTACATCCTCTGCTCCGCCATCGTCGACCTCAAAATCAGCGAGGTCGTGGACGCCCCCAACTGGACGGTCACGGCGTACGTGCCGGAGTCTATCTTCCCGTAG
- a CDS encoding DUF58 domain-containing protein: MSDGVRERSGRWSVAGVGALTLAGVGFLYTAPLVIAAAAIPAAFAAYDALTTVPARGRVRVARSFDASAPRPGERVTVTLTVENTGDSAIPDLRVVDGVPDELAVASGAPRVSTALSAGAATTAEYEVVAKRGTYEFDAPVARARSFSGSTAVTVDIDPDGDTELVGQRAVDAPPITDSTTLRAGTQTTDRGGSGLEFHATREYQHGDPVNRLNWRQYAKTGELSTVEFREEHAVRAALVVDARTPTRVVPGPGEPTGTELAGYVGRRLHGALTAASIDTDVTAVGLDASHGAPLGPDGLPWADAADGRESAALVFEAVEAAADDTPSPDAAWQSAPPNAESWDAATTDWVPELGERLPPRAEVLVVSPLLDNWPVRAASALATRGYGVTVVSPDVVSESSVGGRLARVHRDLRTRTLRERDARVVDWSLDDPLDTVLDASLSHLLSQ, encoded by the coding sequence ATGAGTGACGGCGTTCGCGAGCGCTCCGGCCGGTGGAGCGTCGCGGGCGTCGGCGCGCTCACGCTCGCGGGCGTCGGCTTCCTCTACACCGCGCCGCTCGTCATCGCCGCCGCGGCGATTCCGGCCGCGTTCGCCGCGTACGACGCGCTCACGACCGTTCCGGCGCGGGGACGGGTGCGGGTGGCGCGGTCGTTCGACGCGAGCGCGCCACGGCCAGGCGAGCGCGTCACGGTCACGCTCACGGTGGAGAACACGGGTGACTCGGCGATTCCCGACCTCCGGGTCGTGGACGGCGTGCCGGACGAACTCGCGGTCGCCTCGGGCGCGCCCCGCGTGTCCACCGCGCTCAGCGCGGGCGCGGCGACCACGGCCGAGTACGAGGTGGTGGCGAAGCGCGGAACCTACGAGTTCGACGCGCCGGTCGCTCGGGCGCGGTCGTTCTCCGGCTCGACGGCGGTGACCGTCGATATCGACCCGGACGGCGACACCGAACTCGTCGGCCAGCGCGCGGTGGACGCGCCGCCGATTACGGACTCCACGACGCTCCGCGCGGGCACGCAGACGACCGACCGCGGCGGGAGCGGCCTCGAATTCCACGCGACCCGCGAGTACCAGCACGGCGACCCCGTGAACCGCCTGAACTGGCGGCAGTACGCGAAGACGGGCGAACTCTCGACGGTTGAGTTCCGGGAGGAACACGCCGTTCGCGCCGCGCTCGTCGTGGACGCGCGCACGCCGACCCGGGTCGTGCCGGGGCCGGGCGAACCGACGGGAACCGAACTCGCGGGGTACGTCGGCCGCCGGCTCCACGGCGCGCTGACCGCCGCGAGCATCGACACGGACGTGACCGCCGTCGGCCTCGACGCCTCGCACGGCGCGCCGCTCGGCCCGGACGGCCTCCCCTGGGCGGACGCCGCGGACGGCCGGGAGAGCGCCGCCCTCGTGTTCGAAGCCGTGGAGGCCGCCGCGGACGACACCCCGAGTCCGGACGCCGCCTGGCAGTCCGCGCCGCCGAACGCCGAGTCCTGGGACGCCGCGACGACCGACTGGGTGCCCGAACTCGGCGAGCGCCTCCCGCCGCGCGCCGAAGTACTCGTGGTGTCGCCGTTGCTCGACAACTGGCCCGTGCGCGCCGCGAGCGCGCTCGCCACCCGCGGGTACGGCGTCACCGTCGTCAGTCCCGACGTGGTGTCCGAGTCGTCCGTCGGCGGCCGCCTCGCGCGCGTCCACCGCGACCTGCGGACGCGAACCCTCCGCGAGCGCGACGCGCGCGTCGTGGACTGGAGCCTCGACGACCCGCTCGACACCGTGCTCGACGCCTCACTCTCACACCTCCTCAGCCAATGA
- a CDS encoding S9 family peptidase, translating into MTDDFSAERYYDYSVPSSPAVSPDGDRVAFLATEFDEAEDDSRTSLFVAPTDGSRDPYRLTRASDASNPQWGPDGDRLAFVGARDEDAELAVENERDDEDDSGPVGGDGPRPQVWVFDLARGGDARQVTDRDYGVSDFDWGPDGDRLVVAGRDPTEADEAYLEQREDDGPVEIERLQHKANGTGWLDEVATYLFVVDVADRTTVRLDDAFDAEKGSRWPLQPAWSPDGDRIAFVANQEDDPDDTHVTHLYTIRPDGTGLRRETDAHLRLNAPEWSPDGSRLAVAGGDPYNWYKPTEAYVLHPGDGELSSVSGSLDRTLGMDGAPRWLDDDTLVSLVGDEGNTRLVRLAADRDSPERVFDAQGTGRSLSFLDVSGGTLAFRLDDPATGADVHALPVDALDDDTDDALTRISRVNADIVDDAHTPECVRVEWENSDGVTIEGLAYLPPDFDPDDPDPHPVVSAVHGGPMAYDDPAFRFDTLFWTNEGYVVLRTNYRGSTSYGREFAERLRGTRGDLEVDDVVTGVEALTERGWVDADERYLTGFSYGGITTAAAVTKSHAFAAAAAEHGIYDFRSTFGTDDNHLWHEDEFGLPWENEDTYREISTIDDVGNVETPLLVTAGEEDWRCPPTQAEQLYVSVKKQGVDSKLVVYQNEHHNIGDPDRAIHRLETLADWFDTH; encoded by the coding sequence ATGACTGACGACTTCTCGGCGGAGCGGTACTACGACTACAGCGTTCCCTCGTCGCCCGCGGTGTCGCCCGACGGCGACCGGGTGGCGTTTCTCGCGACCGAGTTCGACGAGGCCGAGGACGACTCGCGCACCTCCCTGTTCGTCGCGCCGACCGACGGGAGCCGCGACCCCTACCGGCTCACGCGGGCGTCCGACGCGTCGAACCCCCAGTGGGGGCCGGACGGCGACCGCCTCGCGTTCGTCGGCGCACGCGACGAGGACGCCGAACTCGCCGTCGAAAACGAGCGCGACGACGAGGACGACTCGGGGCCGGTCGGCGGCGACGGGCCGCGGCCGCAGGTGTGGGTGTTCGACCTCGCGCGCGGCGGGGACGCCCGGCAGGTCACCGACCGCGACTACGGCGTCAGCGACTTCGACTGGGGGCCGGACGGCGACCGCCTCGTCGTGGCGGGCCGCGACCCGACAGAGGCGGACGAGGCGTACCTCGAACAGCGCGAGGACGACGGCCCGGTCGAAATCGAACGCCTCCAGCACAAGGCGAACGGCACGGGCTGGCTGGACGAGGTCGCGACCTACCTGTTCGTCGTGGACGTTGCCGACCGCACGACCGTCCGACTGGACGACGCGTTCGACGCCGAGAAGGGGTCGCGGTGGCCGCTCCAGCCGGCGTGGAGCCCCGACGGCGACCGCATCGCGTTCGTCGCGAACCAGGAGGACGACCCCGACGACACCCACGTCACCCACCTCTACACCATCCGGCCCGACGGCACCGGCCTCCGCCGGGAGACGGACGCCCACCTCCGACTGAACGCGCCCGAGTGGTCGCCCGACGGCAGTCGGCTCGCGGTCGCGGGCGGCGACCCCTACAACTGGTACAAGCCGACGGAGGCGTACGTGCTCCATCCCGGTGACGGGGAACTATCGTCCGTGTCGGGGTCGCTCGACCGCACGCTCGGCATGGACGGCGCGCCGCGCTGGCTGGACGACGACACGCTCGTCAGCCTCGTCGGCGACGAGGGGAACACCCGGCTCGTCCGGCTTGCGGCGGACCGCGACAGCCCCGAGCGCGTGTTCGACGCGCAGGGAACCGGCCGCTCGCTCTCCTTCCTCGACGTCTCCGGGGGAACCCTCGCCTTCCGCCTCGACGACCCCGCGACCGGCGCGGACGTGCACGCGCTCCCGGTGGACGCGCTCGACGACGACACCGACGACGCGCTCACCCGCATCAGCCGCGTGAACGCCGACATCGTGGACGACGCCCACACGCCCGAGTGCGTGCGCGTCGAGTGGGAGAACTCGGACGGCGTCACCATCGAGGGCCTCGCCTACCTCCCGCCCGACTTCGACCCTGACGACCCCGACCCGCACCCCGTCGTCTCCGCCGTCCACGGCGGCCCGATGGCGTACGACGACCCCGCGTTCCGCTTCGACACCCTCTTCTGGACGAACGAGGGCTACGTCGTCCTCCGCACCAACTACAGAGGCTCCACGTCGTACGGCCGCGAGTTCGCGGAACGCCTCCGCGGCACCCGCGGCGACCTCGAAGTGGACGACGTGGTCACCGGCGTCGAGGCGCTCACCGAGCGCGGCTGGGTGGACGCGGACGAACGCTACCTCACCGGCTTCTCCTACGGCGGCATCACCACCGCCGCCGCCGTCACGAAGTCGCACGCGTTCGCCGCCGCGGCCGCCGAACACGGCATCTACGACTTCCGCTCCACGTTCGGCACCGACGACAACCACCTCTGGCACGAGGACGAGTTCGGCCTCCCCTGGGAGAACGAGGACACGTACAGAGAGATCTCCACCATCGACGACGTGGGGAACGTCGAGACGCCGCTCCTCGTCACCGCGGGCGAGGAGGACTGGCGGTGTCCGCCGACCCAGGCCGAACAGCTCTACGTCAGCGTGAAGAAGCAGGGCGTGGACTCGAAGCTCGTCGTCTACCAGAACGAACACCACAACATCGGCGACCCCGACCGCGCAATCCACCGCCTGGAGACGCTCGCGGACTGGTTCGACACCCACTAG
- a CDS encoding flavin reductase family protein has product MEYAPDEVGSMYRTLSGAVVPRPIAWVSSTSADGVDNLAPYSFFNVVSVEPPTVMFSPLDTDERSKDTTRNVRETEEFVVNVVTGESVEAMNETSATLRADESEFEHAGVTRVESERVRPPRVAESPVNFECSLYDTLRVGDSVLVVGEVEYVHVDDALAPDGELDVRELDAVGRLAGSFYSYTRDRFSLERPP; this is encoded by the coding sequence ATGGAGTACGCGCCGGACGAGGTGGGGTCGATGTACCGGACGCTCTCGGGGGCGGTGGTGCCGCGTCCCATCGCGTGGGTGTCCTCGACGAGCGCGGACGGGGTGGACAACCTCGCGCCGTACAGTTTCTTCAACGTCGTATCGGTGGAGCCGCCGACGGTGATGTTCTCGCCGCTGGACACGGACGAGCGTTCGAAGGACACGACGCGGAACGTCCGGGAGACGGAGGAGTTCGTGGTGAACGTCGTCACGGGCGAGTCGGTGGAGGCGATGAACGAGACGAGCGCGACCCTGCGCGCCGACGAGTCCGAGTTCGAGCACGCGGGCGTGACGCGCGTCGAGTCGGAGCGCGTACGGCCGCCGCGGGTGGCGGAGTCCCCGGTGAACTTCGAGTGCTCGCTGTACGACACGCTCCGCGTCGGCGACTCCGTGCTCGTCGTCGGCGAGGTGGAGTACGTGCACGTGGACGACGCGCTCGCGCCCGACGGCGAACTGGACGTGCGCGAACTCGACGCGGTCGGCCGACTCGCGGGGAGTTTCTACTCCTACACGCGAGACCGGTTCTCGCTCGAACGCCCCCCGTAG
- a CDS encoding transglutaminase TgpA family protein: MAEGTSLGTDDGGRSVGRALLAAAVVVGVVLATGVAPAFGSVAGGAPLASLLPVVDPPAQSGSSGSSGGGLSGGGLGALNAGSEARVGGDLASNDSAFRSLNDEVHFVVESPQSAYWRTNAYTTYTGSGWSSDGERTAYDPPVASGDGDALAYRVTLRQAATSLPTVWTPRTLDANTDLSVTPTNAVVADSRLPAGTTYAGTSVRPPDDPTVLRSLGTDYPERVESTYTQLPAESRAALTPLVDNLTAGAETPYDAATRVERWLESNKEYSLNVTEELDGDIATQFAFEMDAGYCEYFATTMTAMLRTQGIPARYVVGYSTGEQTGEDEYTVRAMNAHAWVEVYFPDAGWVRFDPTPASERLAQEDQALRNQTGSGYETTTTPTTQEPTDDTTTTPERTTAPDDTTTPDGTTDDTTTSDGSGDSGDGSQSDSGSDDSGSDDSQSESGLSVSLNRTPVPGAAVEVTVRDGGGPLAGVGVTFNGDPVGVTDENGTVVGVVPYARELTVRTETETVVAETEDRSAGFAFTSGSASLPATAANNSSTYAVETNASVSLLGRTVTGNEVTVVAAVDGVPVRDAAVLLDGEHVATTNDTGRARVTLTAEPGNATVRVERDPVNGSATVELERLSLSGEPSLPLALPGTGATVTATLGGDPVGGVPVFLDGERVGVTGADGTLRVSLPVASAATVRASAYGQERTVAFDSLFLHAGGVAVGLLAVLAGGVYGLRRYGTSPRALFAWAVNAAVAVARGAANLVVALAGRAVAAVQRAVDAVANAVRGRRSPRDLAAAFAAWVAALREDAADRARGVRDRFGSTDASDEAEVSAAQRTLRDAWRDFLAATSVRRPSRHTPGELAAHAVERDDLPADAVREVRDAFRSVEYGRRDPDDRLPAVEDAMREIEAARRDDGGEE, from the coding sequence ATGGCTGAGGGAACGTCGCTCGGCACGGACGACGGGGGACGGAGCGTCGGGCGCGCGTTGCTCGCGGCCGCGGTGGTCGTCGGCGTCGTGCTCGCGACTGGGGTCGCGCCGGCGTTCGGTTCCGTCGCGGGCGGCGCGCCGCTCGCCAGCCTCCTTCCCGTCGTCGACCCGCCCGCGCAGTCCGGGTCGAGCGGGTCGTCGGGCGGCGGGCTGTCCGGCGGCGGTCTCGGCGCGCTGAACGCCGGGTCGGAGGCGCGCGTCGGCGGCGACCTCGCGTCGAACGACTCCGCGTTCCGGTCGCTGAACGACGAGGTGCACTTCGTCGTGGAGAGCCCGCAGTCCGCGTACTGGCGGACGAACGCGTACACGACCTACACGGGGTCGGGGTGGTCGAGCGACGGCGAGCGCACGGCGTACGACCCGCCGGTCGCGTCCGGTGACGGCGACGCGCTCGCCTACCGGGTGACGCTCCGGCAGGCCGCGACCTCGCTCCCGACGGTGTGGACGCCGCGCACGCTCGACGCGAACACCGACCTCTCGGTGACGCCGACGAACGCCGTCGTCGCGGACTCACGTCTCCCCGCGGGCACGACGTACGCGGGGACGAGCGTGCGGCCGCCGGACGACCCCACGGTTCTGCGGTCGCTCGGCACCGACTACCCCGAGCGCGTCGAATCGACCTACACTCAGCTTCCCGCGGAGTCCCGGGCGGCGCTGACGCCGCTCGTGGACAACCTCACCGCGGGCGCGGAGACGCCGTACGACGCGGCGACGCGCGTGGAGCGCTGGCTCGAATCGAACAAGGAGTACTCGCTGAACGTGACCGAGGAGCTGGACGGCGACATCGCAACCCAGTTCGCCTTCGAGATGGACGCGGGGTACTGCGAGTACTTCGCGACGACGATGACCGCGATGCTGCGGACGCAGGGCATCCCGGCGCGCTACGTCGTCGGGTACTCGACGGGCGAGCAGACCGGCGAGGACGAGTACACGGTTCGCGCGATGAACGCCCACGCCTGGGTCGAGGTCTACTTCCCGGACGCGGGCTGGGTGCGCTTCGACCCGACGCCCGCGAGCGAGCGCCTCGCGCAGGAAGACCAGGCGCTCCGGAACCAGACCGGCTCCGGCTACGAGACCACCACGACGCCGACCACGCAGGAACCGACCGACGACACCACGACGACGCCCGAGAGAACCACCGCGCCTGACGACACAACGACGCCCGACGGCACGACCGACGACACCACGACGTCCGACGGGTCGGGCGACTCGGGCGACGGCTCGCAGTCCGACTCGGGTTCGGACGATTCGGGTTCGGACGACTCGCAGTCCGAGAGCGGGCTGTCGGTGTCGCTGAACCGAACGCCGGTGCCGGGCGCGGCCGTGGAGGTGACGGTTCGGGACGGCGGCGGGCCGCTCGCGGGCGTCGGCGTGACGTTCAACGGCGACCCGGTGGGGGTGACGGACGAGAACGGCACCGTGGTCGGCGTGGTGCCGTACGCGCGGGAGTTGACGGTGCGGACGGAGACGGAGACGGTGGTCGCGGAGACCGAAGACCGGTCGGCGGGGTTCGCGTTCACGTCGGGGAGCGCGTCGCTCCCGGCGACGGCGGCGAACAACTCCTCGACGTACGCGGTGGAGACGAACGCGTCCGTCTCCCTACTGGGGCGGACGGTCACCGGGAACGAGGTGACGGTGGTCGCGGCCGTGGACGGCGTGCCGGTGCGTGACGCCGCGGTGCTCCTCGACGGCGAGCACGTGGCGACGACGAACGACACGGGCCGGGCGCGCGTGACGCTCACGGCGGAACCCGGGAACGCGACCGTTCGCGTGGAACGCGACCCCGTGAACGGTTCCGCGACGGTGGAACTGGAGCGGTTGTCGCTGTCGGGCGAACCGTCGCTCCCGCTCGCGCTTCCGGGGACGGGGGCGACGGTGACGGCGACGCTCGGCGGCGACCCCGTCGGCGGCGTGCCCGTCTTCCTCGACGGCGAGCGCGTCGGCGTGACGGGCGCGGACGGGACGCTCCGCGTGTCGCTCCCGGTCGCGTCCGCGGCGACGGTGCGCGCGTCGGCGTACGGCCAGGAGCGCACGGTGGCGTTCGACTCGCTCTTCCTGCACGCGGGCGGCGTCGCCGTCGGCCTGCTCGCCGTGCTCGCGGGCGGCGTCTACGGACTCAGGCGGTACGGCACGTCGCCCCGCGCCCTGTTCGCGTGGGCCGTGAACGCGGCCGTCGCGGTCGCTCGCGGCGCGGCGAACCTCGTCGTCGCGCTCGCCGGGCGGGCAGTCGCGGCCGTCCAGCGCGCGGTCGATGCGGTCGCGAACGCCGTTCGGGGCCGGCGGTCGCCCCGCGACCTCGCCGCGGCGTTCGCCGCGTGGGTCGCCGCGCTCCGCGAGGACGCCGCCGACCGGGCGCGCGGCGTTCGCGACCGGTTCGGCTCGACCGACGCGAGCGACGAGGCGGAGGTGTCGGCGGCCCAGCGGACGCTGCGGGACGCCTGGCGGGACTTCCTCGCCGCGACCTCGGTTCGGCGGCCGTCCCGGCACACGCCCGGCGAACTCGCGGCGCACGCGGTCGAGCGCGACGACCTGCCCGCGGACGCGGTGCGTGAGGTGCGGGACGCGTTCCGGTCGGTCGAGTACGGCCGCCGCGACCCCGACGACCGACTGCCCGCCGTGGAGGACGCGATGCGGGAGATAGAGGCGGCGCGCCGCGACGACGGGGGTGAGGAGTGA
- a CDS encoding AAA family ATPase, which produces MQHAEAASRLRDVLDEVSGAVVTREEFLELVVTSLVADGHVLLEDVPGTGKTLTARSFATALGLDFSRIQFTPDLLPADITGSNIYNESTGEFSFSPGPLFANVVLADEINRAPPKTQAALLEAMGEGQVSVDGTTHDLPEPFFVIATQNPVEQEGTFGLPEAQRDRFMVKTDMGYPDFAGERELIDRRAERDTQIPTVGRVLDPETVREIQATVETVDMEERLRDYVVELGRRTREDDRVDVGVSPRGIQKLFEASRGAAVVQGRDYVVPDDVKRVAGPALQHRLVLTAEANVRGVDRADVITDVLDGLDVPAVAD; this is translated from the coding sequence ATGCAACACGCAGAGGCGGCCTCTCGACTGCGCGACGTCCTCGACGAGGTGAGCGGCGCGGTCGTCACCCGCGAGGAGTTCCTCGAACTCGTCGTCACCAGTCTCGTCGCGGACGGCCACGTCCTCCTCGAAGACGTGCCCGGCACCGGGAAGACGCTCACTGCGCGGAGTTTCGCCACCGCGCTCGGCCTCGACTTCTCCCGCATCCAGTTCACGCCCGACCTCCTCCCCGCGGACATCACGGGGTCGAACATCTACAACGAGTCCACGGGCGAGTTCTCGTTCAGCCCCGGGCCGCTGTTCGCGAACGTCGTGCTGGCGGACGAAATCAACCGCGCGCCGCCGAAGACGCAGGCCGCGCTCCTCGAAGCGATGGGCGAGGGGCAGGTGTCCGTGGACGGCACGACCCACGACCTCCCCGAGCCCTTTTTCGTCATCGCGACGCAGAATCCCGTCGAGCAGGAGGGGACGTTCGGCCTCCCCGAGGCCCAGCGCGACCGCTTCATGGTGAAGACCGACATGGGCTACCCGGACTTCGCGGGCGAGCGCGAACTCATCGACCGCCGCGCGGAGCGCGACACCCAGATTCCGACCGTCGGGCGCGTGCTCGACCCGGAGACCGTTCGGGAGATTCAGGCGACCGTCGAGACGGTAGATATGGAAGAGCGCCTCCGGGACTACGTGGTGGAACTCGGGCGGCGCACGCGCGAGGACGACCGCGTGGACGTGGGCGTCAGCCCGCGCGGCATCCAGAAGCTGTTCGAGGCGTCCCGGGGCGCGGCGGTCGTGCAGGGCCGCGACTACGTCGTGCCGGACGACGTGAAGCGGGTCGCGGGGCCCGCGCTCCAGCACCGCCTCGTCCTCACCGCGGAGGCGAACGTCCGCGGCGTCGACCGCGCGGACGTAATCACGGACGTGCTCGACGGTCTGGACGTGCCGGCGGTCGCGGACTGA
- a CDS encoding DUF7519 family protein produces MTRLTDTTWRPTRVGTLVVLLGTLAVSAALARPLGLEPSIVLAWTAAVPFALGLWLVERERWRPAARFLAGVAVLPLGVGATVGAVYAAVTLFGSLFPQPTAAQVAEATLVVLGRLAVVAGLTAAALGATVSVGDLADRASLRRFSKVAGRTAFVAIAAAGALVALAVVGHTEIGGLQGTVGDAASGVASALERELLAPDAGTPHVFSFAALVVLSSLTVAGALRSLPVAELLDAPASVTAVRRALYQVTLAGIVLLVAGTLTRFAISPARLRRVLPAAAYDALVAVTTLGVLRTALVAAAVAGLAGVLVGWLFRRLARASAGTAAVRHAPTVAGGALVAGTFAVHAPLVDELHGFVLSQVPYTVAGTVREQSGAILSYYGTFTAAAVLLAVVLVAATATLVAARVGVGLRILPVDTFGPALAAAGLFVAAAFAGTTDAVTPLRFLACVVAALVVWDAGEYATQLGDEIGRHVSTAGVEGVHLVGTLLVGVAAAALAVAVANYGTAMAFANPNALPVAVVGSGVALLALVFALK; encoded by the coding sequence ATGACTCGACTCACCGACACCACGTGGCGACCGACCCGGGTCGGAACCCTGGTCGTGCTCCTCGGCACGCTCGCGGTCAGTGCCGCGCTCGCCCGACCGCTCGGCCTCGAACCCTCGATAGTGCTCGCGTGGACGGCGGCCGTGCCGTTCGCGCTCGGCCTCTGGCTCGTCGAGCGGGAGCGCTGGCGGCCCGCCGCGCGCTTCCTCGCGGGCGTCGCCGTCCTCCCGCTCGGCGTCGGCGCGACCGTCGGCGCGGTGTACGCGGCCGTCACCCTGTTCGGGTCGCTGTTCCCCCAGCCGACCGCGGCGCAGGTCGCGGAGGCGACGCTCGTCGTGCTCGGCCGGCTCGCCGTCGTCGCCGGTCTCACCGCCGCGGCGCTCGGCGCGACCGTGAGCGTCGGCGACCTCGCAGACCGCGCGAGCCTCCGGCGGTTCTCGAAGGTCGCCGGACGCACCGCGTTCGTCGCCATCGCTGCCGCTGGAGCGCTCGTCGCGCTCGCCGTCGTCGGCCACACCGAAATCGGCGGTCTCCAGGGAACCGTCGGCGACGCCGCGTCCGGAGTCGCGTCGGCGCTCGAACGCGAACTCCTCGCGCCCGACGCCGGGACGCCGCACGTGTTCTCGTTCGCGGCGCTCGTCGTTCTCTCGTCCCTGACGGTCGCGGGCGCGCTCCGCTCGCTCCCCGTCGCGGAACTCCTCGACGCCCCGGCGTCGGTGACCGCGGTTCGGCGCGCGCTCTACCAGGTCACGCTCGCCGGTATCGTCCTGCTCGTCGCGGGCACGCTCACCCGGTTCGCCATCTCGCCGGCCCGCCTCCGGCGCGTTCTCCCCGCGGCCGCCTACGACGCGCTGGTCGCTGTCACGACGCTCGGCGTCCTCAGGACCGCGCTCGTCGCGGCGGCCGTCGCGGGCCTCGCGGGCGTGCTCGTCGGCTGGCTGTTCCGCCGGCTCGCCCGGGCGTCCGCGGGAACGGCGGCCGTGCGGCACGCGCCGACCGTCGCCGGCGGCGCGCTCGTCGCCGGCACGTTCGCCGTGCACGCCCCGCTCGTGGACGAACTCCACGGGTTCGTGCTCTCCCAGGTGCCGTACACGGTCGCCGGCACGGTGCGCGAGCAGTCGGGCGCGATACTCTCCTATTACGGGACGTTCACCGCCGCCGCCGTCCTGCTCGCGGTCGTGCTCGTCGCCGCCACCGCGACGCTCGTCGCCGCCCGGGTCGGCGTCGGCCTCCGGATTCTCCCCGTGGACACGTTCGGGCCCGCGCTCGCCGCGGCCGGCCTGTTCGTCGCCGCCGCGTTCGCCGGCACCACGGACGCCGTCACGCCCCTGCGGTTTCTCGCGTGCGTCGTCGCCGCGCTCGTCGTCTGGGACGCCGGCGAGTACGCTACGCAGCTGGGGGACGAAATCGGCCGCCACGTGTCCACCGCGGGCGTCGAGGGCGTCCACCTCGTCGGCACGCTCCTCGTCGGCGTCGCCGCCGCGGCGCTCGCCGTCGCCGTCGCGAACTACGGCACCGCGATGGCCTTCGCGAACCCGAACGCGCTCCCCGTCGCCGTCGTCGGAAGCGGCGTCGCCCTGCTCGCGCTCGTGTTCGCGCTCAAGTAA